One window of Choristoneura fumiferana chromosome 13, NRCan_CFum_1, whole genome shotgun sequence genomic DNA carries:
- the LOC141434248 gene encoding synaptic vesicle glycoprotein 2C-like, with product MGKEITNNNTMEVEKKKPGIATTVEEALSYTGFGKYNFSLLLICSWTLQAMGLDLFGTSFVVAAAVCDLDLDMQKRALLTATPLAGVVAGAQLWGYFADTKGRRLTLSLSMSIGFMFAALSSLAPDWKTMMVLKLLSSTFTSASNSSAYTLLGESCSARSRGRAMLLCTCSLMCAQAVAAVFAYPILPLEFSYPIEFLGITFRPWRLLALVLSLPCAATACLLQLFHESPKFLVSRSRYEDALKVLKSIYSCNTGKDANNFPVTKLVQDEEDQSSASQGSFFRAVWEQTAPLFRPPLLKNTLKLFYLVVVIYMTGSGFVMWLPYIMNNLFSVVESGGGEGMNLCTIIRDSTNSFVVADNSTTTTEICNDTIQKTTLLSAITYGAVASSANLVLSLTCEARKRLAMMGIIAMSASAAVLLNVVPVPIAGGVFFFMFLLCALSMGILSVYFVELYPTSVRGTASCLSVMLGRSSAFLGVNAIGALITANCETTFYVWSVLLLSAIGMAWLLPKDKVIKEYEQTKL from the exons aTGGGTAAAGAAATTACTAACAACAACACGATGGAGGTGGAGAAGAAGAAACCGGGGATTGCGACTACTGTAGAAGAGGCATTGAGTTACACAG GTTTCGGCAAATACAACTTCAGTTTACTACTTATATGCAGTTGGACGCTTCAGGCTATGGGGTTGGACTTGTTCGGGACTAGCTTCGTGGTGGCAGCTGCTGTCTGTGACCTTGATCTTGACATGCAGAAGAGAGCACTTTTGACGGCCACTCCACTAGCTG gtgtCGTAGCTGGCGCCCAGTTATGGGGCTACTTCGCAGATACGAAGGGTCGGCGGCTGACTCTCTCGCTGTCCATGTCCATTGGATTCATGTTCGCAGCACTCAGCAGCCTGGCTCCCGACTGGAAGACGATGATGGTGTTGAAGCTGTTATCTTCTACTTT TACTTCGGCCAGCAACTCTAGCGCATACACACTGCTCGGCGAGAGCTGTTCTGCGCGGTCGCGTGGTCGCGCCATGCTACTCTGCACTTGCTCGCTCATGTGCGCGCAGGCAGTCGCTGCAG TGTTCGCCTATCCAATCCTACCTCTGGAGTTCTCTTACCCCATCGAGTTCTTGGGCATCACCTTCCGTCCATGGCGACTACTGGCCCTAGTACTCTCCCTGCCTTGCGCCGCCACGGCCTGCCTGCTGCAGCTGTTTCATGAAAGCCCCAAGTTTCTGGTCTCCAGGTCTAGATATGAAGATGCCTTGAAGGTCCTGAAGAGCATTTATTCCTGCAATACTGGAAAAGACGCTAATAATTTTCCT GTCACGAAGCTGGTACAGGATGAGGAAGACCAATCGTCAGCAAGCCAGGGTTCATTCTTCAGAGCTGTATGGGAACAGACTGCGCCCCTCTTCCGCCCTCCTCTGCTGAAGAATACTCTTAAACTGTTCTACTTAGTTGTTGTTATTTATATGAC CGGAAGCGGCTTTGTGATGTGGCTTCCTTACATTATGAACAACCTGTTCTCGGTAGTGGAATCCGGCGGTGGCGAGGGCATGAACCTCTGCACCATCATCAGAGATTCCACGAATAGCTTCGTTGTCGCCGATAATAGCACT ACTACAACGGAAATCTGCAATGATACAATCCAAAAGACGACGCTGCTCTCAGCCATAACGTACGGTGCAGTGGCAAGCTCCGCCAATCTGGTACTCTCTCTCACCTGTGAAGCCAGGAAGCGGTTGGCAATGATGGGAATCATTGCCATGTCAGCCTCGGCAGCAGTTCTACTCAATGTGGTACCAGTGCCGATCGCTGGTGGAGTTTTCTTCTTCATGTTCCTGTTGTGTGCTCTCTCGATGGGAATTCTAAGTGTCTACTTTGTGGAGTTGTACCCGACGTCAGTCAG GGGCACAGCGTCCTGTCTATCAGTGATGCTCGGCAGGTCAAGCGCGTTCTTGGGAGTTAATGCTATAGGTGCTCTCATCACGGCCAATTGTGAAACTACCTTCTATGTGTGGTCCGTCTTGCTGCTAA GTGCAATCGGAATGGCGTGGCTTTTACCAAAAGACAAGGTTATTAAGGAATATGAACAAAccaaattgtaa
- the LOC141434440 gene encoding synaptic vesicle 2-related protein-like: MEGKNSEKISFEAALDKAGFGLYSYLNTLLAGFAIIAMSCLVYGATFIVPASACELQTTGAQQGLLVAAPVVGLILGGPLWGYLGDTRGRRRMLLISLFSSALINAISALSVNWIMLMILQFISSLVASAAYSLSVTLLSESVPMAKRNLAVLMVSSLFMLAQGVMAVLAIPINPLTFSYHVPGLDIYWNSWRLLVMSYSLPSLVCAVCYFFTQDSPKFALVKGDEKKALKILKTIHRINYGKGAVLDVQFLIPEISQRALGLSKKDQIVPLFKAPLLKITIIMSILFMFQLSGSFLAWLPTIANRVMRMYETGEVDELTLCGIINADVDMNIDPNATPCALDPISLLFVLGVGVAQSVFNGFLTLVVVNRAGRRNTMMVVVPVLGLCGILVNLVTNTIGTLILFGGFLLGYIVMGWYTAMAVALFPTQVRAMAVALTTTAGNITSFAGIQIVNFMLTRNCELAFYLFGAIFALDFYKSH; this comes from the exons ATGGAAGGGAAGAATAGTGAAAAGATATCGTTCGAGGCAGCTCTCGATAAAGctg GGTTTGGTCTATACAGCTACCTCAACACATTACTGGCTGGGTTTGCCATCATTGCCATGTCATGTCTGGTATACGGAGCAACCTTCATCGTGCCAGCTAGCGCTTGCGAATTACAAACCACAGGAGCCCAACAAGGACTGCTGGTAGCAGCACCTGTTGTTG GATTAATCCTCGGAGGTCCGCTATGGGGCTACTTAGGGGACACCAGAGGCAGGCGCAGAATGCTGCTGATATCCCTCTTCTCGTCAGCATTGATCAACGCCATCAGCGCCCTCTCTGTCAACTGGATCATGTTGATGATACTGCAGTTTATTTCATCACTTGT GGCGTCTGCAGCGTACTCACTTTCTGTGACGCTGCTGAGCGAGAGCGTGCCGATGGCAAAGCGAAATCTAGCTGTGCTGATGGTGTCCAGCTTATTTATGTTGGCACAAGGAGTTATGGCAG TTCTAGCCATCCCGATCAATCCCCTGACGTTCTCCTACCATGTCCCTGGCCTGGACATCTACTGGAACTCCTGGCGGCTCCTGGTGATGTCGTACTCATTGCCAAGCCTCGTTTGCGCggtctgttacttcttcacacAGGACAGCCCCAAGTTCGCCCTCGTCAAGGGAGACGAGAAAAAAGCCTTGAAGATCTTGAAGACTATTCATAGAATCAACTATGGAAAAGGAGCTGTTTTGGat GTACAATTCCTGATCCCGGAAATTTCTCAAAGAGCTCTCGGACTGTCGAAAAAGGATCAGATAGTGCCACTTTTCAAGGCGCCGCTCCTGAAGATCACCATTATCATGAGCATTCTCTTCATGTTCCAACT ATCTGGATCGTTCCTAGCCTGGCTGCCGACGATCGCAAACCGGGTTATGCGCATGTATGAGACCGGGGAAGTGGATGAGTTGACACTCTGCGGCATCATCAATGCAGACGTTGACATGAATATTGAC ccAAACGCCACACCTTGTGCCCTTGACCCCATCTCCCTTCTTTTTGTGCTGGGGGTCGGAGTCGCACAGTCTGTTTTCAACGGCTTCCTCACTCTT GTGGTTGTGAACCGCGCTGGTCGCCGCAACACCATGATGGTGGTAGTCCCAGTGCTGGGGCTCTGTGGGATCCTGGTCAACCTGGTCACCAACACCATTGGAACGCTAATCCTCTTTGGTGGCTTCTTGCTCGGTTACATTGTCATGGGCTGGTATACCGCCATGGCCGTAGCGCTGTTCCCCACACAAGTTAG AGCAATGGCAGTCGCCCTAACGACAACGGCTGGCAACATCACCAGCTTCGCCGGCATTCAGATCGTCAACTTCATGCTGACTAGAAACTGCGAATTGGCGTTCTACTTATTCGGCGCTATATTTGCTT TAGACTTTTATAAATCCCACTAA